In Eulemur rufifrons isolate Redbay chromosome 3, OSU_ERuf_1, whole genome shotgun sequence, a single window of DNA contains:
- the FABP5 gene encoding fatty acid-binding protein 5, which yields MAPIQQLEGRWRLVDSKGFDEYMKELGVGLALRKMGGMAKPDCIISCDGKNLTIKTESTLKTTQFSCTLGEKFEETTADGRKTQTVCNFTDDALVQHQEWNGKESTITRKLKDGKLVVECIMNDVTCTRIYEKVE from the exons ATGGCCCCCATTCAGCAGCTGGAAGGAAGATGGCGCCTGGTGGACAGCAAAGGCTTTGATGAATACATGAAGGAACTAG GAGTGGGACTAGCTTTGCGAAAAATGGGTGGAATGGCCAAACCAGATTGTATCATCTCTTGTGATGGCAAAAACCTCACCATAAAAACTGAGAGCACTTTGAAAACAACACAGTTTTCTTGTACCTTGGGAGAGAAGTTTGAAGAAACTACAGCTGATGGCAGAAAAACTCAG ACTGTCTGCAACTTTACAGATGATGCACTGGTTCAACATCAGGAATGGAATGGGAAGGAAAGCACAATAACAAGGAAATTGAAAGATGGGAAATTAGTGGTG GAATGCATCATGAATGATGTCACCTGCACTCGGATCTATGAAAAAGTAGAGTGA